The following coding sequences lie in one Lacerta agilis isolate rLacAgi1 chromosome 4, rLacAgi1.pri, whole genome shotgun sequence genomic window:
- the POGLUT3 gene encoding protein O-glucosyltransferase 3 isoform X2 — MLATRRGWGARGCLQIALLLGAAVLWASRQSFSEAATAEPPPAAVSAERSLVWGPGLRAEATLPVRYFWLQAVGSDGRNFTRSPPGNAQFEVKIKPISPKEVVQIHVPKFLDRNDGSFLMRYRLYGSVKEGLKVEILYGGAHVAESPYILKGPVYHEYCECPEEDAQIWEKSLSCPSEHPQIIEDFAMFPSIDLQRMFDEVPPRFAQKMGAIVHYTVIGNHIYRRSLGKYTDFKMFSDEMLLSLARKVHLPDVEFYLNVADWPVEHRKANDTPGPLPILSWCGSMDSADLVLPTYDVTHSTLETLRGVTNDLLSIQGNTGPAWDNKTEQGFFRGRDSREERLQLAQLSKENPELLDAGITGYFFFREKEAELGKAPLMGFFDFFKENDEEVRKIAKEGQAAARELLQPHRLYCYYFKVFQKYAERQAGRPEIRDRMEFVPQPDDRTSACSCHRKKPSKEEL, encoded by the exons ATGTTGGCCACACGTCGAGGCTGGGGCGCGCGCGGCTGTTTGCAAATCGCGCTGCTGCTCGGGGCTGCCGTCTTGTGGGCTTCCCGGCAGAGCTTCTCGGAAGCCGCCACTGCGGAGCCTCCTCCGGCGGCGGTGAGCGCGGAAAGGAGCCTGGTTTGGGGGCCCGGCTTGCGCGCCGAGGCCACCCTCCCCGTCCGGTATTTCTGGCTGCAGGCGGTCGGCAGCGACGGGCGCAACTTCACGCGCTCCCCGCCAG gaaATGCACAATTTGAAGTGAAAATCAAACCCATCTCCCCCAAAGAAGTTGTTCAGATCCATGTCCCTAAGTTTCTGGATAGGAACGATGGCTCCTTTCTCATGCGATACCGGTTGTACGGAAGCGTGAAGGAAGGCTTAAAGGTGGAGATTCTTTATGGCGGTGCACATGTCGCTGAATCTCCCTATATCCTGAAGG GTCCAGTTTATCATGAATATTGCGAATGCCCGGAAGAAGATGCTCAGATTTGGGAGAAAAGTCTTTCATGTCCTTCAGAGCACCCTCAGATTATCGAGGATTTTGCTATGTTTCCTAGCATTGATCTTCAGCGGATGTTTGATGAGGTTCCACCAAGATTCGCCCAAAAGATGGGAGCCATTGTTCATTATACTGTCATCGGCAATCACATCTATCGCCGGTCCTTGGGGAAGTACACAGACTTCAAAATGTTCTCGGATGAAATGTTGCTGTCGCTGGCGAGGAAG GTCCACCTTCCTGATGTGGAATTTTATCTCAATGTTGCGGATTGGCCTGTTGAGCATCGGAAAGCAAACGACACCCCTGGCCCCCTGCCTATCCTTTCCTGGTGTGGCTCTATGGATTCAGCAGACCTGGTACTTCCAACCTACGATGTCACCCATTCAACCCTAGAAACTCTGCGAGGCGTCACAAATGACCTCCTGTCTATTCAAGGAAACACAG GACCTGCCTGGGacaacaaaacagaacaaggGTTCTTCAGAGGTCGAGACAGCCGGGAAGAACGGCTTCAGCTGGCGCAGCTCTCCAAGGAAAACCCAGAACTGCTGGATGCTGGAATAACAGGTTACTTCTTCTTCAGAGAAAAGGAGGCGGAGCTGGGGAAGGCTCCTTTGATGGGGTTCTTTGACTTCTTTAAG GAAAATGATGAAGAAGTCAGAAAAATTGCCAAGGAAGGACAGGCAGCTGCAAGAGAACTACTGCAGCCTCACCGGCTTTATTGCTACTATTTCAAAGTGTTCCAG AAATATGCTGAACGCCAAGCTGGTAGACCTGAAATACGGGATAGGATGGAATTTGTACCTCAGCCTGATGACAGGACTTCGGCCTGCAGCTGCCACAGGAAAAAGCCTTCAAAGGAAGAATTATAA
- the POGLUT3 gene encoding protein O-glucosyltransferase 3 isoform X1: MLATRRGWGARGCLQIALLLGAAVLWASRQSFSEAATAEPPPAAVSAERSLVWGPGLRAEATLPVRYFWLQAVGSDGRNFTRSPPGNAQFEVKIKPISPKEVVQIHVPKFLDRNDGSFLMRYRLYGSVKEGLKVEILYGGAHVAESPYILKGPVYHEYCECPEEDAQIWEKSLSCPSEHPQIIEDFAMFPSIDLQRMFDEVPPRFAQKMGAIVHYTVIGNHIYRRSLGKYTDFKMFSDEMLLSLARKVHLPDVEFYLNVADWPVEHRKANDTPGPLPILSWCGSMDSADLVLPTYDVTHSTLETLRGVTNDLLSIQGNTGPAWDNKTEQGFFRGRDSREERLQLAQLSKENPELLDAGITGYFFFREKEAELGKAPLMGFFDFFKYKYQVSIDGTVAAYRFPYLMLGDSLVIKQASQYYEHFYKELAPWTHYVPVKRNLEDLLERIKWAKENDEEVRKIAKEGQAAARELLQPHRLYCYYFKVFQKYAERQAGRPEIRDRMEFVPQPDDRTSACSCHRKKPSKEEL; encoded by the exons ATGTTGGCCACACGTCGAGGCTGGGGCGCGCGCGGCTGTTTGCAAATCGCGCTGCTGCTCGGGGCTGCCGTCTTGTGGGCTTCCCGGCAGAGCTTCTCGGAAGCCGCCACTGCGGAGCCTCCTCCGGCGGCGGTGAGCGCGGAAAGGAGCCTGGTTTGGGGGCCCGGCTTGCGCGCCGAGGCCACCCTCCCCGTCCGGTATTTCTGGCTGCAGGCGGTCGGCAGCGACGGGCGCAACTTCACGCGCTCCCCGCCAG gaaATGCACAATTTGAAGTGAAAATCAAACCCATCTCCCCCAAAGAAGTTGTTCAGATCCATGTCCCTAAGTTTCTGGATAGGAACGATGGCTCCTTTCTCATGCGATACCGGTTGTACGGAAGCGTGAAGGAAGGCTTAAAGGTGGAGATTCTTTATGGCGGTGCACATGTCGCTGAATCTCCCTATATCCTGAAGG GTCCAGTTTATCATGAATATTGCGAATGCCCGGAAGAAGATGCTCAGATTTGGGAGAAAAGTCTTTCATGTCCTTCAGAGCACCCTCAGATTATCGAGGATTTTGCTATGTTTCCTAGCATTGATCTTCAGCGGATGTTTGATGAGGTTCCACCAAGATTCGCCCAAAAGATGGGAGCCATTGTTCATTATACTGTCATCGGCAATCACATCTATCGCCGGTCCTTGGGGAAGTACACAGACTTCAAAATGTTCTCGGATGAAATGTTGCTGTCGCTGGCGAGGAAG GTCCACCTTCCTGATGTGGAATTTTATCTCAATGTTGCGGATTGGCCTGTTGAGCATCGGAAAGCAAACGACACCCCTGGCCCCCTGCCTATCCTTTCCTGGTGTGGCTCTATGGATTCAGCAGACCTGGTACTTCCAACCTACGATGTCACCCATTCAACCCTAGAAACTCTGCGAGGCGTCACAAATGACCTCCTGTCTATTCAAGGAAACACAG GACCTGCCTGGGacaacaaaacagaacaaggGTTCTTCAGAGGTCGAGACAGCCGGGAAGAACGGCTTCAGCTGGCGCAGCTCTCCAAGGAAAACCCAGAACTGCTGGATGCTGGAATAACAGGTTACTTCTTCTTCAGAGAAAAGGAGGCGGAGCTGGGGAAGGCTCCTTTGATGGGGTTCTTTGACTTCTTTAAG tACAAATACCAGGTGAGTATAGATGGCACAGTTGCAGCCTACAGGTTTCCCTACCTCATGCTGGGCGACAGCCTTGTGATCAAGCAGGCTTCGCAGTACTACGAGCACTTCTATAAGGAGCTGGCGCCCTGGACCCACTACGTTCCCGTTAAAAGAAACTTGGAAGACTTGCTGGAAAGAATAAAATGGGCCAAG GAAAATGATGAAGAAGTCAGAAAAATTGCCAAGGAAGGACAGGCAGCTGCAAGAGAACTACTGCAGCCTCACCGGCTTTATTGCTACTATTTCAAAGTGTTCCAG AAATATGCTGAACGCCAAGCTGGTAGACCTGAAATACGGGATAGGATGGAATTTGTACCTCAGCCTGATGACAGGACTTCGGCCTGCAGCTGCCACAGGAAAAAGCCTTCAAAGGAAGAATTATAA
- the POGLUT3 gene encoding protein O-glucosyltransferase 3 isoform X3 yields MLATRRGWGARGCLQIALLLGAAVLWASRQSFSEAATAEPPPAAVSAERSLVWGPGLRAEATLPVRYFWLQAVGSDGRNFTRSPPGNAQFEVKIKPISPKEVVQIHVPKFLDRNDGSFLMRYRLYGSVKEGLKVEILYGGAHVAESPYILKGPVYHEYCECPEEDAQIWEKSLSCPSEHPQIIEDFAMFPSIDLQRMFDEVPPRFAQKMGAIVHYTVIGNHIYRRSLGKYTDFKMFSDEMLLSLARKVHLPDVEFYLNVADWPVEHRKANDTPGPLPILSWCGSMDSADLVLPTYDVTHSTLETLRGVTNDLLSIQGNTGPAWDNKTEQGFFRGRDSREERLQLAQLSKENPELLDAGITGYFFFREKEAELGKAPLMGFFDFFKKYAERQAGRPEIRDRMEFVPQPDDRTSACSCHRKKPSKEEL; encoded by the exons ATGTTGGCCACACGTCGAGGCTGGGGCGCGCGCGGCTGTTTGCAAATCGCGCTGCTGCTCGGGGCTGCCGTCTTGTGGGCTTCCCGGCAGAGCTTCTCGGAAGCCGCCACTGCGGAGCCTCCTCCGGCGGCGGTGAGCGCGGAAAGGAGCCTGGTTTGGGGGCCCGGCTTGCGCGCCGAGGCCACCCTCCCCGTCCGGTATTTCTGGCTGCAGGCGGTCGGCAGCGACGGGCGCAACTTCACGCGCTCCCCGCCAG gaaATGCACAATTTGAAGTGAAAATCAAACCCATCTCCCCCAAAGAAGTTGTTCAGATCCATGTCCCTAAGTTTCTGGATAGGAACGATGGCTCCTTTCTCATGCGATACCGGTTGTACGGAAGCGTGAAGGAAGGCTTAAAGGTGGAGATTCTTTATGGCGGTGCACATGTCGCTGAATCTCCCTATATCCTGAAGG GTCCAGTTTATCATGAATATTGCGAATGCCCGGAAGAAGATGCTCAGATTTGGGAGAAAAGTCTTTCATGTCCTTCAGAGCACCCTCAGATTATCGAGGATTTTGCTATGTTTCCTAGCATTGATCTTCAGCGGATGTTTGATGAGGTTCCACCAAGATTCGCCCAAAAGATGGGAGCCATTGTTCATTATACTGTCATCGGCAATCACATCTATCGCCGGTCCTTGGGGAAGTACACAGACTTCAAAATGTTCTCGGATGAAATGTTGCTGTCGCTGGCGAGGAAG GTCCACCTTCCTGATGTGGAATTTTATCTCAATGTTGCGGATTGGCCTGTTGAGCATCGGAAAGCAAACGACACCCCTGGCCCCCTGCCTATCCTTTCCTGGTGTGGCTCTATGGATTCAGCAGACCTGGTACTTCCAACCTACGATGTCACCCATTCAACCCTAGAAACTCTGCGAGGCGTCACAAATGACCTCCTGTCTATTCAAGGAAACACAG GACCTGCCTGGGacaacaaaacagaacaaggGTTCTTCAGAGGTCGAGACAGCCGGGAAGAACGGCTTCAGCTGGCGCAGCTCTCCAAGGAAAACCCAGAACTGCTGGATGCTGGAATAACAGGTTACTTCTTCTTCAGAGAAAAGGAGGCGGAGCTGGGGAAGGCTCCTTTGATGGGGTTCTTTGACTTCTTTAAG AAATATGCTGAACGCCAAGCTGGTAGACCTGAAATACGGGATAGGATGGAATTTGTACCTCAGCCTGATGACAGGACTTCGGCCTGCAGCTGCCACAGGAAAAAGCCTTCAAAGGAAGAATTATAA
- the POGLUT3 gene encoding protein O-glucosyltransferase 3 isoform X4 produces MFPSIDLQRMFDEVPPRFAQKMGAIVHYTVIGNHIYRRSLGKYTDFKMFSDEMLLSLARKVHLPDVEFYLNVADWPVEHRKANDTPGPLPILSWCGSMDSADLVLPTYDVTHSTLETLRGVTNDLLSIQGNTGPAWDNKTEQGFFRGRDSREERLQLAQLSKENPELLDAGITGYFFFREKEAELGKAPLMGFFDFFKYKYQVSIDGTVAAYRFPYLMLGDSLVIKQASQYYEHFYKELAPWTHYVPVKRNLEDLLERIKWAKENDEEVRKIAKEGQAAARELLQPHRLYCYYFKVFQKYAERQAGRPEIRDRMEFVPQPDDRTSACSCHRKKPSKEEL; encoded by the exons ATGTTTCCTAGCATTGATCTTCAGCGGATGTTTGATGAGGTTCCACCAAGATTCGCCCAAAAGATGGGAGCCATTGTTCATTATACTGTCATCGGCAATCACATCTATCGCCGGTCCTTGGGGAAGTACACAGACTTCAAAATGTTCTCGGATGAAATGTTGCTGTCGCTGGCGAGGAAG GTCCACCTTCCTGATGTGGAATTTTATCTCAATGTTGCGGATTGGCCTGTTGAGCATCGGAAAGCAAACGACACCCCTGGCCCCCTGCCTATCCTTTCCTGGTGTGGCTCTATGGATTCAGCAGACCTGGTACTTCCAACCTACGATGTCACCCATTCAACCCTAGAAACTCTGCGAGGCGTCACAAATGACCTCCTGTCTATTCAAGGAAACACAG GACCTGCCTGGGacaacaaaacagaacaaggGTTCTTCAGAGGTCGAGACAGCCGGGAAGAACGGCTTCAGCTGGCGCAGCTCTCCAAGGAAAACCCAGAACTGCTGGATGCTGGAATAACAGGTTACTTCTTCTTCAGAGAAAAGGAGGCGGAGCTGGGGAAGGCTCCTTTGATGGGGTTCTTTGACTTCTTTAAG tACAAATACCAGGTGAGTATAGATGGCACAGTTGCAGCCTACAGGTTTCCCTACCTCATGCTGGGCGACAGCCTTGTGATCAAGCAGGCTTCGCAGTACTACGAGCACTTCTATAAGGAGCTGGCGCCCTGGACCCACTACGTTCCCGTTAAAAGAAACTTGGAAGACTTGCTGGAAAGAATAAAATGGGCCAAG GAAAATGATGAAGAAGTCAGAAAAATTGCCAAGGAAGGACAGGCAGCTGCAAGAGAACTACTGCAGCCTCACCGGCTTTATTGCTACTATTTCAAAGTGTTCCAG AAATATGCTGAACGCCAAGCTGGTAGACCTGAAATACGGGATAGGATGGAATTTGTACCTCAGCCTGATGACAGGACTTCGGCCTGCAGCTGCCACAGGAAAAAGCCTTCAAAGGAAGAATTATAA